From Corynebacterium sp. BD556, the proteins below share one genomic window:
- a CDS encoding bifunctional alpha/beta hydrolase/OsmC family protein, with product MLSLNVKVPSSTGTMMAATIDQPDHPAEAYAVFAHCFAGSRHTPGASRISKRLTDFGIATLRFDFPGLGQSEGDFQDTTFSQNVDDIVAASRWLSENFRAPQLLMGHSLGGAAALKAATRPELKGTLRAVATVGAPFDPAHSVLHYASRIAEADENGAVEVILGGRPLTISRRFLEDLAETNPETYLPKLRKPLLLVHSPIDQTVGVDNAQTIFRLTRYPKSLMSLDKADHLLTRTDSAKRAADIIGSWARQYIEPQFIAEPTTDTNAVSFSARGTKYGDVVRTSNRAITTDRAKNSGGKGQGVTSTGLFMSAIAVSSSQAIREAAKGMKLDDVRVEVNHLGERNFTRHITVEGELSDQQRQLLLAAAKTSRIDGFIGTGSTIETTLS from the coding sequence ATGCTCTCGCTCAATGTGAAGGTTCCCTCGTCCACGGGCACCATGATGGCCGCCACGATTGACCAACCCGACCATCCGGCCGAGGCCTACGCGGTATTCGCCCACTGCTTTGCGGGATCACGCCACACCCCAGGTGCCTCCCGCATTTCGAAGCGGCTGACAGACTTTGGCATAGCCACCCTCCGCTTCGACTTTCCGGGGCTGGGTCAGTCCGAGGGCGATTTCCAGGACACGACGTTTAGCCAAAACGTCGACGACATCGTCGCCGCTTCCCGGTGGCTCAGCGAGAATTTCCGCGCCCCTCAGCTACTGATGGGCCACTCCCTCGGTGGGGCCGCTGCCCTAAAAGCCGCAACCCGCCCCGAACTAAAAGGGACGCTCAGGGCCGTCGCCACCGTCGGCGCCCCCTTCGACCCGGCCCACTCCGTGCTTCATTATGCAAGCAGAATTGCCGAAGCCGATGAAAACGGCGCCGTAGAGGTCATCCTCGGCGGCCGTCCATTGACGATCTCCCGCCGCTTCCTGGAGGACCTTGCGGAGACGAACCCGGAAACATACCTGCCGAAACTGCGCAAACCTCTCCTTTTAGTCCACTCCCCAATCGACCAAACTGTCGGAGTGGACAACGCCCAAACCATCTTCCGGCTCACGCGCTACCCAAAATCGCTTATGTCCCTGGACAAAGCGGACCATCTGCTCACACGCACCGACAGCGCAAAGCGCGCCGCCGATATCATCGGGTCCTGGGCCCGCCAGTACATCGAACCGCAGTTCATCGCCGAGCCAACCACAGATACCAATGCTGTGTCCTTTAGCGCCCGCGGCACCAAGTACGGCGACGTGGTGCGCACTTCGAACCGCGCCATCACAACCGACCGAGCGAAAAACTCTGGCGGCAAAGGCCAGGGTGTGACATCGACGGGATTGTTTATGAGCGCGATTGCCGTTTCCAGCTCACAGGCCATCCGCGAAGCAGCCAAAGGCATGAAGCTTGACGACGTCCGCGTTGAAGTCAACCACCTTGGCGAGCGCAACTTCACCCGCCACATCACTGTCGAAGGCGAACTCAGCGACCAACAACGCCAGCTCCTCTTAGCCGCAGCGAAAACCTCGCGCATCGACGGTTTCATCGGCACCGGCAGCACGATCGAAACTACGTTGTCGTAA
- the secA2 gene encoding accessory Sec system translocase SecA2: protein MGAFDWFWKAMGSSSERNNKASKGVVSKAHERIVEFEGVDNAELVGAMHQAVSGNTIADKSAFLAILSVASSRTLKMTPFEVQNQAVLRLLEGDVIQMATGEGKTLVGAMAATGYALTGKRVHVITVNDYLAQRDAEWMRPLVEFFGLSVGAVTEDSSREDRLAAYRCDVVYAPVSEIGFDHLRDNQITSRSQALQAPAEVALVDEADSVLVDEALVPLVLAGSQPGTQATGRITEAVSHLEKDKHYTIDADGRNAFLTDEGAKRLENLLGIDSLYSEEHIGDTLVRVNLALHARALLIRDIHYIVEDGKVSLVDASRGRVAELQRWPDGLQAAVEAKEGLDVSEGGRILDSITLQALMRRYPVVCGMTGTAVEATDQLRSFYGLHVAVIDRAQELQRFDEADRIYATMEEKNSAIVAEIERLHSLGQPVLVGTHDVAESEALAAALGARGIEVNVLNAKNDQEEARIIAEAGDVGRVTVSTQMAGRGTDIRLGGADEADKEKVASLGGLAVIGTARHRTARLDNQLRGRAGRQGDPGLSVFFVSLEDDIVATGGEGEQVTAHPAEDGRVESSRIQHFVEHCQRVTEGQLLEIHSQTWKYNKLLADHRDILDERRANLLDTDIAWRELAKRSPQRAEELGHLPDEVVKQAAREIMLFHLDEEWSHHLALMDDVRESIHLRAIARETPIDEYHRIAVREFKDLANRAVDKAVETFNTVRIDEAGAHLAEAGWKRPSATWTYMVSDNPLAGSGNSFISGIANIFR from the coding sequence ATGGGCGCTTTCGACTGGTTTTGGAAGGCGATGGGTTCAAGCTCGGAGCGCAACAACAAGGCGTCGAAAGGCGTGGTTTCTAAGGCGCACGAGCGCATTGTTGAGTTCGAGGGCGTTGATAACGCTGAGCTTGTCGGCGCTATGCACCAAGCTGTTTCCGGCAACACCATTGCAGATAAGTCTGCTTTTTTGGCGATTTTGTCGGTGGCCTCCTCCCGCACTTTGAAAATGACTCCGTTTGAGGTGCAAAATCAGGCGGTGCTGCGCCTGCTGGAGGGCGATGTCATCCAGATGGCCACTGGTGAGGGCAAGACTTTGGTTGGTGCGATGGCGGCGACTGGTTATGCCTTGACTGGTAAGCGGGTTCACGTCATCACGGTCAACGATTACTTGGCGCAGCGCGATGCTGAGTGGATGCGTCCGCTGGTTGAGTTCTTTGGCCTGAGTGTGGGCGCGGTTACGGAGGATTCATCCCGCGAAGATCGCCTTGCAGCTTATCGCTGCGACGTCGTCTACGCTCCTGTTTCCGAGATCGGTTTCGACCATCTACGCGACAACCAGATCACTAGCCGCTCTCAGGCTCTGCAAGCACCGGCGGAGGTCGCGCTCGTTGACGAGGCAGATAGCGTGCTTGTCGACGAAGCCTTGGTTCCCCTCGTTCTCGCCGGTTCGCAGCCTGGCACCCAGGCCACCGGGCGTATCACGGAGGCGGTTTCGCACTTGGAAAAGGACAAGCATTACACCATCGACGCCGATGGGCGAAACGCTTTTCTGACCGACGAGGGGGCAAAGCGTTTAGAAAATTTGCTGGGGATTGATTCGCTCTACTCCGAGGAGCACATTGGCGATACGCTTGTGCGCGTCAACCTGGCGCTGCACGCTCGTGCGCTGTTGATCCGCGACATTCACTACATCGTCGAAGATGGCAAGGTTTCGCTTGTCGACGCCTCCCGGGGCCGGGTGGCCGAATTGCAGCGCTGGCCCGACGGACTTCAGGCGGCTGTGGAAGCGAAAGAGGGCCTGGATGTTTCCGAGGGCGGACGCATCCTCGATTCAATCACCCTGCAGGCGCTGATGCGTCGCTATCCAGTGGTGTGCGGCATGACGGGTACTGCCGTGGAGGCGACGGACCAACTGCGTTCTTTCTACGGCCTGCATGTGGCAGTGATCGACCGCGCGCAAGAGCTGCAGCGTTTCGACGAGGCGGACCGCATTTACGCGACGATGGAGGAGAAAAACTCCGCGATTGTCGCAGAAATTGAGCGTCTCCATAGTCTCGGCCAGCCGGTGCTTGTGGGCACCCATGACGTTGCTGAGTCGGAGGCTTTGGCCGCCGCGCTGGGCGCTCGCGGCATCGAGGTTAACGTGCTCAACGCCAAAAATGATCAGGAGGAAGCCCGCATCATCGCTGAAGCGGGTGATGTGGGAAGGGTCACCGTGTCTACACAGATGGCGGGCCGCGGCACTGACATTCGGCTCGGCGGGGCCGATGAGGCTGACAAAGAAAAGGTTGCGAGTCTGGGCGGTTTAGCGGTTATCGGTACGGCCCGTCACCGAACCGCACGGCTGGACAATCAGCTCCGTGGGCGCGCCGGCCGTCAGGGCGATCCGGGCCTAAGCGTGTTTTTTGTCTCTTTGGAAGACGACATCGTCGCTACCGGGGGAGAAGGTGAGCAGGTCACAGCGCATCCAGCCGAGGACGGCCGAGTCGAATCCAGCCGCATCCAACACTTTGTGGAGCACTGCCAGCGCGTCACTGAGGGCCAGCTTTTGGAGATCCATTCCCAGACCTGGAAGTACAACAAGTTGCTGGCCGACCACCGAGACATCCTCGACGAGCGTCGCGCGAACTTGCTCGACACCGACATCGCCTGGCGTGAGTTGGCGAAACGCAGTCCGCAGCGTGCTGAAGAGCTCGGGCACCTGCCCGATGAGGTTGTCAAGCAGGCCGCGCGCGAAATCATGCTTTTTCACCTCGATGAGGAATGGTCGCACCACCTCGCGTTGATGGATGACGTGCGCGAGTCCATCCACCTGCGCGCGATAGCCCGGGAGACTCCGATTGATGAGTATCATCGCATCGCCGTGCGCGAGTTTAAGGACTTGGCGAACAGGGCCGTCGATAAAGCGGTGGAAACTTTCAACACGGTGCGCATCGACGAGGCTGGCGCTCACCTTGCAGAGGCCGGTTGGAAGCGGCCAAGCGCGACGTGGACGTACATGGTCTCGGACAATCCGTTGGCCGGTTCGGGCAACTCCTTCATCTCTGGGATAGCCAACATCTTCCGCTAG
- the odhI gene encoding oxoglutarate dehydrogenase inhibitor Odhl — translation MSENTGTPENQVETTSVFRADLLKEMESGAATSDTVGGADNLPEGAALLVVKRGPNAGARFLLDQDTTTAGRHPEADIFLDDVTVSRRHAEFRRTEGTFEVVDVGSLNGTYVNREPRNSQALSAGDEIQIGKFRLVFLADQK, via the coding sequence ATGAGCGAGAACACTGGCACGCCGGAGAACCAGGTAGAAACCACTTCGGTGTTCCGTGCGGATCTGCTGAAGGAAATGGAGTCGGGAGCTGCCACATCCGACACCGTCGGTGGCGCTGATAACCTTCCCGAGGGGGCCGCGCTACTCGTGGTTAAGCGAGGTCCAAACGCTGGTGCTCGTTTCCTGCTCGACCAGGACACCACGACCGCAGGCCGCCACCCGGAGGCGGACATCTTCCTCGATGACGTCACCGTTTCGCGCCGTCACGCCGAGTTTCGCCGTACGGAGGGAACCTTCGAAGTTGTCGATGTCGGATCGCTCAACGGCACCTATGTCAACCGTGAGCCGCGCAACTCGCAGGCCTTGTCTGCAGGTGATGAGATTCAGATTGGCAAGTTCCGTCTCGTTTTCCTAGCTGACCAGAAGTAA
- a CDS encoding MerR family transcriptional regulator, translated as MNALPKTSPQRSATRAKSKTMSIGVVLNHLREEFPDVTVSKIRFLESEGLITPERTASGYRRFTDEDVERLRYILVTQRDNYLPLKVIREQLEAMDAGQVTAIMSAAKTEPIVSPESLRSPVSSRLTDTELAERAGTEHKAVDQLIAAGLLVPDSAGLFHADDLRIISSVQALAGFGLDLRHLKSLRNAAGRQADLISKVTEPVAKSRTDSARQKAEELGHQLTALVVSLHADLVKNELHQRLNG; from the coding sequence GTGAATGCACTTCCCAAGACCTCCCCGCAGCGCAGCGCCACACGCGCAAAGTCAAAGACGATGTCCATCGGCGTCGTCCTTAACCACCTGCGCGAGGAGTTTCCGGATGTCACAGTCTCCAAAATCCGGTTTCTGGAGTCGGAGGGACTGATTACCCCGGAGCGTACTGCTTCCGGGTATCGGCGTTTTACCGATGAGGATGTTGAGCGTTTGCGCTACATTCTTGTCACCCAACGTGACAACTATCTGCCTCTTAAGGTGATCCGCGAGCAGCTTGAGGCGATGGATGCGGGACAGGTCACGGCAATTATGTCAGCGGCAAAAACCGAACCGATTGTTTCGCCTGAGTCGCTTCGTTCCCCGGTATCTTCCCGTTTGACGGACACCGAATTGGCCGAAAGGGCTGGCACTGAGCACAAGGCCGTGGATCAACTCATCGCCGCTGGTCTTTTGGTGCCGGATTCGGCTGGGTTGTTCCATGCGGATGATTTGCGCATTATTTCTTCCGTGCAAGCACTCGCGGGTTTCGGTCTTGACCTGCGCCACTTGAAATCTTTACGCAACGCGGCTGGGCGTCAGGCGGATTTGATTTCTAAGGTCACCGAGCCTGTAGCTAAGTCGCGCACAGACAGCGCTCGTCAGAAGGCGGAGGAGCTGGGCCATCAGCTCACTGCCTTGGTTGTTTCGCTGCACGCCGATTTGGTGAAAAATGAGCTGCACCAGCGGCTCAATGGCTAG
- a CDS encoding bifunctional nuclease family protein has translation MVPLSLLGVFPIGPENFLCALLRCEANKRFIPVWLPPFEGGRLMARLSGWESNRPTAEEVLADVLRSGTKGVESIHLSSYYNGVFMASITLADGTQYDARPSDALNLAVILDVPVEADESVVAQASLRLNTMDALNYFNLELDNDRSEGESASGDAAADAEFAELMRNLGVEELSDGFESGEDEASTEPDDDI, from the coding sequence ATGGTTCCGCTCTCGCTGCTGGGTGTTTTCCCGATTGGTCCGGAGAATTTCCTGTGCGCTTTGCTGCGGTGCGAGGCAAATAAGCGTTTCATTCCCGTGTGGCTTCCTCCTTTTGAGGGCGGCCGATTGATGGCGCGATTGTCTGGGTGGGAGTCGAATCGCCCTACGGCCGAGGAGGTTTTGGCCGATGTGCTGCGCTCGGGTACTAAGGGCGTGGAAAGTATTCATCTTTCCAGCTACTACAACGGGGTGTTCATGGCATCGATCACGCTTGCTGATGGCACGCAGTACGATGCGCGACCTTCTGATGCGCTGAACTTGGCAGTTATTCTTGATGTTCCTGTGGAGGCTGATGAAAGTGTGGTCGCTCAAGCCAGCCTTCGCCTTAACACGATGGATGCGCTGAATTACTTCAACCTTGAGTTGGATAATGACAGAAGCGAGGGCGAGTCTGCTAGTGGCGATGCGGCGGCGGATGCGGAGTTTGCCGAGTTGATGCGCAACTTGGGCGTTGAGGAGCTTTCGGATGGTTTCGAAAGTGGGGAAGATGAAGCCTCAACGGAGCCCGACGACGATATCTAA